The window GGTTTGTTTCGTTTGCTTGGTTTCCGGGTCTTTGGTATCAATACGGCGGTAGGTGCTGCAGTGGTCAAAATAGGTGCTTTCAATTGCTTCCCGCTCCGTCATCGTATTTTCGCCGCCTTAAAAAGCGCGATACGCGCATCCATGCCGCTTAATCCGCTGCCGGAATCACCGGAGCCGCTGTCATATTCGATAGTGGTATCACCGCGCTTGATAGATGATACAGTCTGCTGGCCGCTGGCCGGCAGACCGGTTTTACTGATTTCGACAGCAAGGTCGATCCAAAGATACATAGCCCGATCCGGCACCACCCTGCGCCCGGTTTTAGCTAAAAAATACTCTTCAGCCTGATTAACAAAATCGTCAACCTTTTCCGGAGAGACATTGGTCAGCGCTGCCTGAACCTTTGCTTTTACCTTTTCGCGGTCAGCAGCTGCCATTACTATTCCTCCTTAGAATCGCCTTTTTTGCCGCCACCTGTCGGCTTTTTATTGGGATCATCGTTTGTTCCGTCGGTTCCTTCAACCGCTTCTCCGGCAGGATTGTCTCCGGAATCATCATTGGAAGCGATGATTTCATACCCGATGGCAACGAAACCATCGGCTTCGGTTTGAGTGGCGACCTCACGAACAACGCCGCCTTTTTGCAGTTTAATTATTTTGTTATCCATTTTTTATTCTCCTTCAATTACGTGATTATGTATTGCTGCGAACACAAGCGGCCAATGTAACAACCTGATTTTTCATTACCCACAGATCGTACAGTAGATGGTAATTAATGGTGGTTTCATCTCCGGTCTGATTCTCATCAGCAGAAAACACTTTTAGGCTGTCAATTTTACCAACTGCAATCGGGGCAGATGAGTTCATAATCAGAAATTCAATTTGCTCAGAAGTATCATCCTTGACAATGCCGCCTGCTTCCTGTCCTGCCGTGCGTCCGTCAAGCACTTTAATTACAGTCTGTAAGCGTTTGGATGGCACAAACACACATGGCAAATCATTTACCATCATGCCCCGGTAAGTAACTCCGTTGACAGAAATTTCCTTGTCGAACGTAATGGAATTATTGTTATTTTTGGATTCATCGCGGAAAGCCTGCTCATTTTTCAGACTGATAAAGCAGACAAAGTCAGCATCTTCTCCGGAATCATCCTTTGTAATGGTGTAGAGGCTTTTCAACGCTGTGACCACTGCAGACACCGGATCAGCTTTTGCTACCCTTGCAATATGGCTGGTTTTGTAAGCGGTGCTAGCGGCCAGCTGAGAATAAATTCGATTGAAACGGAACATATCCTGCTCCGGTACAAGCTGCTTGCGCGAAAATTCGCGTGTTACATTTTCAGTAGTCGTCATGAAGTGGGAATCATTCGGGTCTAGACGGCCCAACTCAAATTTGACAGCTCTATCCATTTCCATGGTGTAGGGTACCCATTCCAATTTAACGGAACCATTGGGATATTTGGATGCAGATGAGCTTCCGTAGTTACCGAGGCCGCTCACACTGAGCTGTGCAATTTTGACATCCTTACCGCCGCTGTATTCGATTTGGTCATCGTTTGGAACCATCCATTGGGTGGATGATTTTGCCTCCAACTCCTCATCAATAAAGCCCTGATATACTTCTGCGTAATCAATTTGATTTGCCATTGTCAATCACTCCTTCATTATTTTACAGAAACGCCACGGGGGCGTTTCTTGCCTTCGTCGCCCAGCTCACCGGCTGCTGTGCCTTTGGGGACATAGCCGTTAGCCTTAAATCGCTGGTCAACACCGACCTGAACACCTTTGTCATAAGCGGCCTTGAGCGTTTTGATTCTTTCATCCGTGTCCTTCTCATCGCTGCCCTTGACAAATGGAACAAACTCCACCGGCAGTCCGGCTGCGGAAAGCTGCTTTGTGGTGTAACCGGCCAGCTTTTCATCGGACATCTGCTTTTGGAGGTAAACTACTTTTTCTTCGGCAGTCATTTTTTCAAAATCCTTGGCTTCCTCCAAGTGCTTTTTGTAATCTTCAATTGCCTGCTGTCTCGCCGATTCAAGCTGCTCTGTAGTGATTGCGGCAGCCGGCTCTTTTGTAGGCTCCTTGGCCGGTTCCTGTTTTGCTGGCTCTTGGGCTTTGGCCTCTTCACCCGGTTCTTGCTTTTCCGGTTCAGTGGCCGGTTCTGCCGTACCACCACCAGCATATCTGCGGGTCAACATCAAAAGGGCATTTCTCTTTTTTCTCATCTTGAAGACTCCTTTAATAATATTTTGATATATTTAAAAACACCCTTTAAAAGGCGTTTAAAACAGCTTATTCCCCGGATTTCCGATTTTGATAATTTTGGCTTCGGTACTTCGATTTCATCGAATCCCACGCGACATGATCCGTATACTTGATGTTTTGAAATTTATCTAAACTGCCCGGAGCATCTTTGCTTAATGTGGCTTTGTACTTCTCATACTGCTGCGCGTCGGCTGTGCCGTTTTTATATTTTTGTTCTGCAAGTGTCTCTTCAGGATTACCTTTTGCGTATTTTTCATACCATTCCCGGTATGTCATGTTGGACGGAATTTTATAGGTTTCACCTTTTCCGCTGCGGGCAA of the uncultured Caproiciproducens sp. genome contains:
- a CDS encoding DUF4355 domain-containing protein; this encodes MRKKRNALLMLTRRYAGGGTAEPATEPEKQEPGEEAKAQEPAKQEPAKEPTKEPAAAITTEQLESARQQAIEDYKKHLEEAKDFEKMTAEEKVVYLQKQMSDEKLAGYTTKQLSAAGLPVEFVPFVKGSDEKDTDERIKTLKAAYDKGVQVGVDQRFKANGYVPKGTAAGELGDEGKKRPRGVSVK